The following DNA comes from Miscanthus floridulus cultivar M001 chromosome 5, ASM1932011v1, whole genome shotgun sequence.
gGTCTTTGGCGTCAAGATCCACGACGCCGAACTGGCTGCCAGGTCAGCGTCCACGCCGCCAACGTAGCCCCGACCTAGACGCCAAACCCTCTAACGCCGAGACGTACAACGATGACGCCGAACTAAAGGTCCAAATTTTAAAAGCATACATCTAGAGACATATTTATGAAtaacttaaaaaaaaaacaggtcaaaaaataaaaaaattcgggTGTCTTTGCCTGCTTGCCTCACTGACCTGCCTGCCCCGGTAAGGAAGCAACTGGCGGCGCCAATCTGCTTAATCTATAATAATCTCATCGGAGCCCCAAAATCACTCGGCTTTAATTTGGCGGTCTGTCCTCACGTCTTTCTTTCTCTCCTATGGTCATTGCTGCTAACACCAACCCCGAGTCCCCCACAAGCAGCAGTCCAAGCTACTAGATCAGTACTTGCCTGCCTGCTCCAGCTCCAGTAATCTTTCTCTCGCTCTCGCCCAACCACCCTTTAAACCCGAGGTACCAGCTAGGCGCCGCGGCGCCGGAGGGCGCGGCGGAGGCAACTGCGTTCGCGCCGCCGGCATGCTCCACGGTGGGAGAGCTGTCTCGCGTGCTGTACTGTCTCCAAGAAAGGAGGGAGGGCGAAGCTGATCTTCCAAAAGCCAAGGTTTGCACGAATGCTCTgattcctctcctctcctttcctTTCCCCTGGTGAGATCGATGGGGGAACCGAGGCTAGCTACTCCTTCCACCTCGCAGCCTCAGAGCGGGGGGATGCTTTTGGATCCGTCGATATTTCTGCGCAAATCTTTTCTTCCCTGCCAAATGCTCCATGTTTCGGGGGTGCGGCGTTATCTCCGGCGGCCCTTTGTTTGTGCTCtctggatccttggaagaaaaatTCGAGACCTTGTGGTTGTCATTAGCAGGTTGTTGAGATTAGACGGagcttttttttttattattattcccCCTAAATGATCGGGGTTTGCTGCTATTTCCGGTGGATCTGAATGCACTGCGTACATTTCATTTTCGTGAAATCTCATAGCGTTTTGGATTGTTGGCAGATGTATTGGTAAAGTTGTTGGGAGCTGTTCAATGCAAAAGGTGCGGGCTTCTCCCAGCAATTGTCAGCTGTCAAAGTAGATAAGTTTGTTTGGTCCGAGTGTGTTCTTTTTGGGATGGCTAGATTTGGTTTGTCAAAGCTACCCTTGTGCAATGTGCATCAGTGATCAATATTTAGGGCAAAGGCCCAAAAGTCGCAAGCAAAATTTTCTTGTACCAAAAAGCTGTCTCCACATTGAAAACATTTGCATCTTTAGCATAGAGTGGGGGTGGGGCTTTTATTGGATTAGGGCATACCGTTTTAGTATGCTACATTCGTAGCATTCAATCTTGTAGTGGTGCATTGGTTCAGGTGCTGTGTGAGTTGTAAATTGGAAACCTGCCTTGGCTTTTGGAGGGTTTGGTGGATCTGAGTTGATTAAACAGAGCTTTTGTTGTTAGTTGGAAATGCTTTTGGTTGGTCATTTGTACAATGCTGATGGGCTTTATTGTTTCTGGGGCCCCTAGAATACACACTCGACTCAGTAATATCTTTAGTGGAAAGACGAGAGCTTTTTGGAGCTAACATTGAGTTTCCAATATTTTCCTTATGATTAAATGGATCTTTTGGTTGGATGTTCTGCTTTAATGGGTTGGTCAGGCATGGCATTATTTAAAGTACAACTTTTTTTGTGTGATTCTTTGTTCATTGAAACTTCTGAACTCCTGGATAGAATTGGATTCTTTCTTCGTCTTTTGGAGACTGGGAGCTTTGCAGCTAATAACGGTAATCTAGTTTTTCTTGGTTTGTCAATTTCTTCTGGTTGGATCTGAGCTAAGTCACTGGTGCTTAGTTTTTTGGTCTATGCACATTGTCTTCCCAGTGTAAAAATGCTAGCAGAGAAAATTTAATCGCCCATGGCAAGAGCGAGGACCTAGAGGAGTTGGGCATTGCGGTATGAGCAGAGAGGGGCGATTGGGAGCTTCTGAGTGATGGAAATTATGAGTAAATAACTACGAATTCATCGTGTGGTACAAAAATGGGAAGGGGGTGAGGTGGGGTgtgggtgtggggggggggggggggtgggggggggggggggggcagtggCACTCCACTGGCGCAGGCCTCTCCACTTGATTCCTATCAGGAGTTAATTGATATAGGCATATAGCGCAACTTGGCAGTGCTCCTCAGATTCTCATGGGGAAACTGGTTTCGAGAGCGATACCAGACAGGCCCTTAGTGTAGGTAGATTTTCATGAAGTGGTTCTTTTATTGATTCTTTTCTGATTTTATAACTTGCTTTACACTTGAATGGACAAACTGCACTGTTGATAAACTGGCCTTTTTCATGAAGGGACTGATATGAAATCGGAAGGGGCGTACAATATCAACATAATCTTTTTTTACTGCTGTATAGAAATTTACCAGCCATTTGTGTTTCTTTCTTTCGTTAGCATTTGTCAGATATTTACATTAGCTTATACTGTGAATATGGCAGTTATTGTTATTGTTTCGTCTTTTCTATGTTTTTCTTTGTCGTCAGAGTATGGTCCATGTTTGATTGTTTCTGGTTTGCTGTGTGAATTTTACTCCTTTTTGTGTCTAAAAGGAGATGAATTACATTCTTTGATGTGAAGAAGTTTGTGTTGCTTTTGCTTTCAGACAAAAAAGAATGCTACTCCTAACCTTGAGAGACGTTTAAACTGAAAGCCTTTTCTGGGAGCTGTCATTATACTGTCACAATGTCAAGGGTACCAAAATGGAAGATCGAAAAGACCAAAGTTAAGGTTGTATTCCGGCTGCAATTCCATGCCACAAATGTGAGTTCTCATACATTAATTGTattgtttcttcttcttttggttgTTCGCAAGAAATTTTCTTTTAGCAAATTATACTTTCTTTGTTACTAGACTTGCTTGTGCATTATGTGTGAGCATTATTACTTATTTCTCTAAAACAGGCTTGCTTAATCTGTTACACCAATAATTTTGGTTGCAGATTCCATCAACAGGGTGGGACAAACTATTTTTGTCCTTCATCTCTGCTGATACGGGAAAGGTGAGCGCAAAAACAAATAAGGCAAATGTCAGGAACGGGAGTTGCAAATGGCCGGATCCAATCTATGAAGCAACACGGCTTCTTCAGGATCCTCGGACTAAGACATATGATGACAAGCTATATAAGCTTGTTGTGGCCATGGTGCGTTACAGAAATTGTTTAATGCTGATCTTTGTCTTGCTCTGTCTCTCCCAATGTTCTTTTAAATTAAGGTGTTGATTTCTGTCAAAAAAGCACTGGAAGAACTTACCAATAACTGATGTTTACTTTCTTTCACCATATTGGTGGAAATAACAGGGGACGTCACGGTCTAGTATTCTTGGTGAGGTTGATGTCAATCTTGCTGAATTTGCAGAAGCACTGAAGCCAACTTCAATAGCACTTCCTCTTCGTGGTTCTGACTTTGGGACACTGTTACATGTATGTATCTTAAAAAATGTTTCTTTTAGTATAACAAGAGTTATCAGAAGCTAGTATTATGCCATGATGAGAAGTAGTTCAACAGTTTTGTTCTCTATTTTGTGGggatagtggaatcctaagccaggatagtaacgtactaacgtgaagagaggcagaggaagaccgaaattgacttgggtagaggcaataaaaggagacttgaaaggatggaatatacccaaagacttagccttagataggagtgcttggaaaacaactattcacgtgcctgaaccttgattgctttctgctgggtttcaactctagcctaccccaacttgtttgggacttaaaggctttgttgttgttgttgtttgtggGGATAGCAGCTATTTTTTTCCCTCTCTGACGTGGTTCTTTGATAAAACCATTTCAGATCACAGCACAACTTCTCACTACAAAAACTGGTTTCAGGTTTGGTTGCCATGCAACAATTTATATAATTcttctacaaaataagttattgtTTCTAATCCTTCTAAATTCTTGTTTGCTACAGAGAATTTGAGCAGCAAAGAGAAACTGGCACCAGAAGCTCTCAGCAGTTATTGAACCAAAGAAGTCATGATCCTGCTGAAGTTGCTGCGGCCTCATCAGACATTGGCACTGATAAGGTTGGTGAAGAATATGAATGATCTAGTTGGCATTATTTATGTTCATTTGGTGATAGACTTTCCTGTGTCATGCTGAATAGGTTAATTCGAGGATTAAGCTAAAAGAAAATTCTCTGGGGTTCCCCTTGGCTGAAGATTCTGCAGGGTCAACAGACGACTATGAAAATTCATCACATACTTCAGATGGTATTTTTACTGAAAAGAATGATCCACATGGTGCACATGAGATCAATAGCTTTAGGAGCTCAAGTGACTTACCTCTTTGTCCTACCAGTCAAAGTCCTACACCAGAAAAAGGCGCCCTTTGGGGTAAACACCTTTCACCACAAGGGAGCAATGATTGGGCTCATGGCTGGAGTCCTGAGTACTGTGCTGATAAAGATTTAGCTGCCGCTCATGATGAGAATAACCGACTCAGAACCAGACTGGAGGTGGCTGAATCAGCGTTTTCTCAGCTTAAGACAGAAGCAACATCTCTGGAGCATGTTACTGACAAGTTAGGCACTGAGACACAGGGCCTTGCTCAACAGCTTGCTGTTGAACTCATGTCACGTAATCAACTCACTACTGAAGTGTCCTTGCTAAGAACAGAATGTTCTAATCTGAAACAAGAGTTGGAAGAAATAAAATCTTCTAAACTCTCGCAGAACAAGTTTGACGTAGAAGGTAAAACTATGATTAAGTATGGTAATGATATTCTTGCTACAGAGTCCATTCATCATCTCAAAACTGAATGGCTGCAAGGTTTGCTACTTCTTGAAAGTAAACTGCAGCAGACCAGAAACAATGCTCTCCATGGACTACAAGCAAGTGATCTTGATTTTCTTCTTGCTGATCTGGGGGCACTTCAACGTGTCATTGAGAACCTCAAGCAAGCTGTTCAACCAGGACAAATGAAAGAAAATCACAATGCAGAACATTTGGTTCCACTTACTGGTTATCTATCAAACTCAGGACATAATGATACCCTCAAGAAAAGTTCTGGTGGTCATACAGGCACAATGGAGGAGAAAATGTGTGAGCTCCTGCAGAAGCTGGAGGACTCAAAAACTGTGAAGGAGAATCTCCTGGAGAAGATGAGCCAGATGGAGCGTTACTATGAATCTTTTATCCATAAGCTTGAGGAGAGCCAGAAGCAGACAGCAATTGAATTGGAAAATCTCAGGAAAGAGCATAACTCTTGTTTTTACACAGTTTCTGTCCTCCAAGCCCAGAAGCAAAAAATGCACGAGGAAATGAATGATCAATTAATGAGATTTGTGGAGGACCGAACAGCTTTAGAAGCTCAAAATAAGGAGCTTGAGAGGAGGGCTGTTGCTACAGAAACTGCACTCAAGAGGGTTCGATTCAATTATTCTGCAGCTGTGGAACGTCTACAGAAAGACCTTGAGTTACTGTCGTTTCAGGTTCTCTCTATGTATGAGTCAAATGAAACTCTTGCCAAGCAATCATTACTAGAAGATTTTGATAGTTTACCCGAGGAACACTCTGCTGTGGAAGATTTATGTGGCAATAATGAACATGAGCAATACAGGCCCGGTGTCAAACAAATCGTACCTGAAGGTCTATATGCAGAGAAAGAAACTGATAGCCAGAAAAATCTTCTTCGGGCACTCAAGATTGAAGAGCTCCGTGCGAGATCAGAGTTTCAAGCACATACTGATTCACGGGGGAACCGCTCAAACTTGGAAGGGCCAAGAAGGGCCTCTAGCGCTATGGAATCTGAGCATTTAGAAATGTTTATTTCCAACATTGAGTGGCAGATATTTTCTGATGTATTATGTGAGTCTCACTACGCTGCATTGGATATCATTAAATGCACGCAGGGGAGGTTGCACATGTTAGAAATGCAGCTTCAAGACTCTAATGATGCTAGGCAATCTCTAGTGCTCAAGTTGAACTCTGCATTGGACCAAGCCAAAAGTGTCAAAGAAAGCGAAGCAGGATATGTTTTGAAGTGTGATGATCTGATTGTGAAGAACCAAATATTAGAAGCAAAGCTTCATGGTATTACAGTTGAAAATGCTTTGTTTATGGAAAATCTCACGGAGTCTGAAAGACTTATTCAGGAACATAAAACTTGTGAAAGCAAGTACAAGGTCTGTGCTGAGGAAGTTATGAGATTGGACAACCTTTTATTCAAAGAAAGTCTACTAACCAACCAGCTTAAGGATGAGCTCACGTCACTAAGAGAAGgttttgaggccatgaaagaTGAGTTAAATAAGCAATCCTCCATAAACAATGATATACAAATGGTTTCTACATCGCTTCAAGATCAACTGGGTGACCTATGCTCTAAAATTGTATCTTTTAACAAGGAAGTCAACATTTCAGGCTTAGAAGAGGCATCTTTGCTGCATGAACTTGAGAGTAAGAATTACACTGCTGTGATGAAAAGATTGGAATCCTTCCATCAGCAAACATGTGACAAGGTACTTCATCTTCTTGAGGAGAAGGAAGTACTGGAGAAAATGTGTGATGCTCTTCAGAGAAGGTCAGAGAAGGCTGAGACAAAATTGCATGGTACGGAGCAGAAGTTTATATGTGATATGGATGCCACAAAGCAGAAGCTAAACTTGTCTGAGGAACTTGTAGAGAAGCTTCAGCAAGAACTGCAGGACATGGCTCACAAACTTAGGATTTGCTCTGATTCTCAAGAAAAATATTCTATTACCAATGGTGACTTAACATCAAAATTGTCACAAATGGAAATTGAGCTACAGCATGCAACTAGTGAGAATGAGGCTCTTGTTGAAAAATTGAAAGAGTTTGGTGTTACTGCAGAGGAACTCGAGAGGACCAAAATATATCTTGCTCAACATGAGGAGGATAACCGGACCTTGACCCAGTCATTACAATCTAAACATGAATTGTTAGTGCATATGGAGAGTGAAATCAAATGTTTACGTGATGATCTGATGTGTACTGATGAGAATTTGCTAAGAGAAAAGAGACTTAAGGAGGAGCTTGAGTGTGCCCTTGCTAGTCTTACATCACAGCTTGGTGAGAAGGATCAAGTTCTACTTTCTTTTGATGAACACAAAACAGAGCTCATTCATCTGAAGGGCCAACTTTTGGACATGGAAAAAACACATAGTTCAATGCAAGATTCGCTCTCGCAGAGTGAACAAATCCAAAGGGACCTCAACTGTAAGAATTGCTCTCTTCAGTCCCAGCTTTCAATTCTGGAAAACCAGTTAGGAACAGTTGTTGAGGCCATGCTTTCCAGTGAAATTGAAGCTAGTTATATGAGAAGTCAGGTAAGAGAGGCTGTTGTGCAGCTTAATATGTTTAGAAACGAGTTTGAGAAACTTCAACTCAAAAGCAAAGAGGCTGATGAATTATTACGGGCACACATGTCTACTGAAGCAGAATTAGCCGATAGAAATAGCACACTTGAAGCAGCTATCCATTCTCTTGAAACCAACCTTAGCAGTGTTATTCAAGAGAAGGAAGGTCTTGAGGAGCTTATGAAAGGACATGACGAAGCATCAACTCAAGTTAGTAACAAGTCTCGGGATATAGCAGTCAATAACAGTGACAGAGTATTGAAGGATCAAGATGAGATTTCACAGCTTAGAGTCTTGCAGGCAGATCTTGAAGAGCAAGTTGATAATTTGAAATCTACAAAAGATGAGACCGAAATTTTAAACATGATTCTTAGGTCAAAATTGGAGGAGCAAAACACTGTGATGTCATCATTGCTCCAGAATCAAAGGCATGAGTTGATAAATTCAATAGAACAGAACAAAGATCTTACTCACAAACTTGCTGAACAATGTCTGAAGGCAGAAGAGTTCAAAAACTTGTCTATCCATTTGAGAGAGCTAAAAGAAAAGGCTGAAGCTGGAAGAAAGGAGAAGGAAGGATCTTTACATGCCATGCAAGATTCCCTTAGAATTGCATTTATTAAGGAGCAGTATGAATCGAAGGTCCAAGAGCTGAAAGGTCAAGTTTTTGTCAGTAAAAAATATGCTGAAGAGATGCTGCTGAAGCTGCAAAGTGCTTTGGATGATGTTGAAACTGGGAAGAAAAATGAGATTGCTCTTGCTAAGAGAATTGAAGAGTTGTCGATGAAAGTTTCTGAAATGGAGGTGGAGATGCTTGATTTATCAGCTGATAAACGAGAATTGTCAAATGCATATGACAGCATGATGACAGAACTAGAATGCACAAAACTAAACTTAGATTGCTgcaatgaagaaaagcagaagattGAAGTCTCTCTTGAAGAGTGCAGCGAGGAACGTAACAGAATAAGGGTGGAACTTGGCCTGGTCAAGAAGTTATTGGAGAATATGGCATTAACAGACAATAATGCATCACGTGATAGTTTTGAATCATGCACCCCTGGAACCACATCGATTGGGCATATTCTTGGAGATGGCAAGGCTGAGTCTGCATCAAAGGCCACACCAAATACAACAAAAATGGATTCAGGGTTACAGGAACGTGAAATTCAGAGTAGAAGTTTGTCATCAAATATGTCTCAAGGAGCAGaggatgttgtgaagtttgacgaTAATGAAGAGAGCAAGAACTTGGAGGTAATCAATCTCCAAACTGTTTGCCTTTTGgtcatttcactatttgtcaagTTTATGGCAGAACCTTGAAAGGGTAGCATGTAATTTTTTTTGCCAGATTTGTTGTATAAACCATGTAGCACATAGCAACACTTGATATATAGATCATGGCTTACAAACCTCATTGTGATCTTGAGGTGTAGGGAAATATGATCCAACCTATGAAATTTTAGAATGACTCCCATGCGGAGCGCATAAAATAGATTTTTGTTTAGTATGCAGGAGAATTGGTCAACATTCTGACATGCCAAAAAACTGTAACATGATTGCTCAACATTTTGGTTAAATGGACCGTGTTATTTTTTTGGTTAATTTTACTGATTGAAAATGTAAGTCATTTTGTCATTCCTTTCAACAACTTTTTTAACTCTGACTATCAATATGTAAAGAATTATGTAGATTGGCAACATAAGGCTTATTTCACTAGCTTCATCATGAGAAACACTTTTGTAATTTGTAACCACTTTATCTCAGAATATCATATTTAATGGAGAGGACTAATAAAAAATGTCATATTGTAGCCATGTTGATATCCTAAATGACTTGCATCTAGATAATGTCAGAGACCACACGTTTTGTGCTTTTACCACTGACAAAGCAAATATGTTAGATATTATCATGTGGTCAGTTTACATTTTCAACACCAATTCGTTACATCTTTGGTTCTTTGTTGTTTTTTACATGATGGATAACATTTATAGTGGTGTGTTGTTGACTGCTTAGTCAGCTGACTTTATTTTGCTGTTGTGAGTTTTGACAGAATTGCGATGAGGAAATGGAATTGTCAACAGATAACAATTTGAATGGCAACAATAGCATCAAAGATATTTCTCAAGAGCATAAGAAATTAGCAAATGAATTCAACCTTTTCCAGAAGGAGGTAATGATGGAACTTCTCTTGGTGCATTATTTCTTTCAGGTTGTAACCCATACTATGTTTGTGAAAAGCAAATTTCACTTGGAAAAATGTCCGACATTTTGGGATTGTCACATAATACCGTTTCTTCCCCATGCTCCTACAGGGAGACAAAGATACATATGCTAGTACATCTGTAGTGTTAGGACTTGTATTCAGGGTGCTGCGATATTACCATATTATATGAATTACAAAAATGAAGTGATGTGATTAGCATACTTGCTGATTTGCTTGAGTTCATGATGGACAAAGCTTGAATTTGAAATTTTTTGGCTTGCCATATATGAACTATGCACAACTAATGCAATAAGGGCTTGTTTGCTTGTATCAAGGCTTGTGCAGTGTAGGCTCTTATGTAAGCTTGGACAGTGCTCATAGCTGGCCCAATGCAGCGTTAGCTAGTATACTAGATTTAGTCGTGTTAGGCAAGCTGATGGGCCACACAAAAGTGAAATATTCTCACCTCCTCCACCCCTACTAGAACATAAGACCTCTACTAGAATATGGAGGTGACTACATACAACCAAACACAATCTTAACAAATGAAACTTGCTTATGCAAGACAAACAAACACCAAGACATTGCATACATTTATACTGGCTTGAGTTATGATGCTTAAGATCTAATGTAGGCGAAGACTAATGCAAGCAACCAATCACACCCTAATTGAATTAGTAATATGATCTCAACATCACAGTGTCACACGGATGAGTCTTCATCATTTATAACTCAGTATATGAAATCATGAAGGCTTATAACTCCTGTTAGACAATTTGAGAAactatatactccctctgtcccagaaAAAGTGATGTTCTGACAGATTAGTGGAGAAGAGAAATGTCCCTAATACCCTTAGTATATCACACATGATTCCCTTAAAAGAAGGGATGTCGCGTGGTGTACTTCCTAATTAAGACACAccgcatgcaagcatgcatagatCCGAGGCAGGCTGACACGCCGCATGCAAGCATGATCCGAGGCAGGCAACAAACAATAGCGCGTCTCAATTGGTAACTTGGTGCCAGATTTGTGGGCCAACAGTGTGTCTAAAACTCAGAACATCATTTTTTCTGGGACAAATTTTAAATCATAGAACATCACTttttctgggacggagggagtatctctGTACATCTCAGTAATGAAACAATGTGTGGCATGATATGGAAGGAGCTGATTTCAATGGAAATTGTTTTTGTATGCAGCTGGAAAGATTGAAAAATGAGAATCTGTCTCCTCTTCTTCCCCTAGACGTTAATCTAACTGACCCATCACTCAGTGGTTTGGAAAGGACATTATCAC
Coding sequences within:
- the LOC136451126 gene encoding uncharacterized protein, with product MSRVPKWKIEKTKVKVVFRLQFHATNIPSTGWDKLFLSFISADTGKVSAKTNKANVRNGSCKWPDPIYEATRLLQDPRTKTYDDKLYKLVVAMGTSRSSILGEVDVNLAEFAEALKPTSIALPLRGSDFGTLLHITAQLLTTKTGFREFEQQRETGTRSSQQLLNQRSHDPAEVAAASSDIGTDKVNSRIKLKENSLGFPLAEDSAGSTDDYENSSHTSDGIFTEKNDPHGAHEINSFRSSSDLPLCPTSQSPTPEKGALWGKHLSPQGSNDWAHGWSPEYCADKDLAAAHDENNRLRTRLEVAESAFSQLKTEATSLEHVTDKLGTETQGLAQQLAVELMSRNQLTTEVSLLRTECSNLKQELEEIKSSKLSQNKFDVEGKTMIKYGNDILATESIHHLKTEWLQGLLLLESKLQQTRNNALHGLQASDLDFLLADLGALQRVIENLKQAVQPGQMKENHNAEHLVPLTGYLSNSGHNDTLKKSSGGHTGTMEEKMCELLQKLEDSKTVKENLLEKMSQMERYYESFIHKLEESQKQTAIELENLRKEHNSCFYTVSVLQAQKQKMHEEMNDQLMRFVEDRTALEAQNKELERRAVATETALKRVRFNYSAAVERLQKDLELLSFQVLSMYESNETLAKQSLLEDFDSLPEEHSAVEDLCGNNEHEQYRPGVKQIVPEGLYAEKETDSQKNLLRALKIEELRARSEFQAHTDSRGNRSNLEGPRRASSAMESEHLEMFISNIEWQIFSDVLCESHYAALDIIKCTQGRLHMLEMQLQDSNDARQSLVLKLNSALDQAKSVKESEAGYVLKCDDLIVKNQILEAKLHGITVENALFMENLTESERLIQEHKTCESKYKVCAEEVMRLDNLLFKESLLTNQLKDELTSLREGFEAMKDELNKQSSINNDIQMVSTSLQDQLGDLCSKIVSFNKEVNISGLEEASLLHELESKNYTAVMKRLESFHQQTCDKVLHLLEEKEVLEKMCDALQRRSEKAETKLHGTEQKFICDMDATKQKLNLSEELVEKLQQELQDMAHKLRICSDSQEKYSITNGDLTSKLSQMEIELQHATSENEALVEKLKEFGVTAEELERTKIYLAQHEEDNRTLTQSLQSKHELLVHMESEIKCLRDDLMCTDENLLREKRLKEELECALASLTSQLGEKDQVLLSFDEHKTELIHLKGQLLDMEKTHSSMQDSLSQSEQIQRDLNCKNCSLQSQLSILENQLGTVVEAMLSSEIEASYMRSQVREAVVQLNMFRNEFEKLQLKSKEADELLRAHMSTEAELADRNSTLEAAIHSLETNLSSVIQEKEGLEELMKGHDEASTQVSNKSRDIAVNNSDRVLKDQDEISQLRVLQADLEEQVDNLKSTKDETEILNMILRSKLEEQNTVMSSLLQNQRHELINSIEQNKDLTHKLAEQCLKAEEFKNLSIHLRELKEKAEAGRKEKEGSLHAMQDSLRIAFIKEQYESKVQELKGQVFVSKKYAEEMLLKLQSALDDVETGKKNEIALAKRIEELSMKVSEMEVEMLDLSADKRELSNAYDSMMTELECTKLNLDCCNEEKQKIEVSLEECSEERNRIRVELGLVKKLLENMALTDNNASRDSFESCTPGTTSIGHILGDGKAESASKATPNTTKMDSGLQEREIQSRSLSSNMSQGAEDVVKFDDNEESKNLENCDEEMELSTDNNLNGNNSIKDISQEHKKLANEFNLFQKELERLKNENLSPLLPLDVNLTDPSLSGLERTLSQLDMANEHLQSIFPSFKELPGSGNAFERLLALELELAKALQAKKKTGILFQSSFLRQHNDEAAVLQSFRDINELIQDTIELKRRQMAVENELKEMQGRYSELSVQFAEVEGERQKLEMNLKNRTPWRS